A single Bifidobacterium scardovii JCM 12489 = DSM 13734 DNA region contains:
- the glmS gene encoding glutamine--fructose-6-phosphate transaminase (isomerizing) produces the protein MCGIVGYAGNVATACGKPLEVCLQGLARLEYRGYDSAGVALSAPGMEQVAVRKKAGRLSNLVDSIERKPMPAATVGIGHTRWATNGVPSDVNAHPHTSRDGKVAIIHNGIIENASQLRLDLQSEGYRFSSSTDTEVAAKLLGKIVDTIIAEEGRPDLFKAVRRLARMLQGAFTILATDCRQPDIVVGARHDSPLVVGLGDGENFLGSDVAAFVAYTNRALEVDQDQAVCVSAGSVVVTDFFGNVVEDPKTYTVDWDASAAEKGGWDSFMDKEIHEDPAAVQRTLLGRLDAHGDLNLDEVRIDEHDFKAIDKIIVIACGTASYAGLVAKYAIEHWVRIPVEVELAHEFRYRDPILTPRTLVVAISQSGETMDTLMALRHAREQGSKVLAICNTQGASIPRESDAVLYTHAGPEVAVASTKAFVAQITAAYVLGLYLAQVKGAMFRDEINQVLDSLKAMPAKIQWILDTQTDAVRAAAKQMVDAKSFLFLGRHVGYPVALEGALKLKEIAYTFTEGFAAGELKHGPIALVDEGEPVVFIVPPERGRNVLHAKVLSGIEEVKARGATIIAVAEEGDTDVERYADIVFWRPACPTLMSPLVDVVPLQLFAMDMAKLKGYDVDKPRNLAKSVTVE, from the coding sequence ATGTGTGGAATCGTTGGATATGCAGGAAACGTAGCGACCGCGTGCGGCAAGCCCCTGGAGGTCTGCCTGCAGGGACTGGCGCGGTTGGAGTACCGCGGCTATGATTCGGCCGGCGTCGCGCTGAGTGCGCCCGGCATGGAGCAGGTCGCCGTGCGCAAGAAGGCCGGGCGCCTCTCCAATCTGGTCGACAGCATCGAGCGCAAGCCCATGCCGGCCGCGACCGTCGGCATCGGCCACACGCGCTGGGCCACCAACGGCGTGCCGTCCGACGTGAACGCGCACCCGCATACCAGCCGCGACGGCAAGGTCGCGATCATCCACAACGGCATCATCGAAAACGCCTCCCAGCTGCGGCTCGACCTGCAGTCGGAGGGATACCGGTTCTCCTCGAGCACCGACACCGAAGTCGCCGCCAAGCTGCTCGGCAAGATCGTCGATACCATCATCGCCGAGGAGGGCAGGCCCGATCTGTTCAAGGCGGTGCGCCGACTCGCCCGCATGCTGCAGGGCGCGTTCACGATCCTCGCCACCGACTGCCGCCAGCCCGACATCGTCGTCGGCGCCCGGCATGATTCGCCGCTCGTCGTCGGCTTGGGCGATGGGGAGAACTTCCTCGGCTCCGACGTGGCCGCATTCGTGGCCTACACCAACCGCGCGCTCGAAGTCGATCAGGACCAGGCCGTGTGCGTCTCCGCCGGCAGCGTCGTCGTCACCGACTTCTTCGGCAACGTGGTCGAGGACCCGAAGACCTACACCGTGGACTGGGACGCCTCGGCCGCCGAGAAGGGCGGTTGGGACTCGTTCATGGACAAGGAGATCCACGAGGACCCGGCCGCCGTGCAGCGCACGCTGCTCGGTCGTCTCGACGCGCACGGCGATCTCAACCTCGACGAGGTGCGCATCGACGAGCATGACTTCAAGGCGATCGACAAGATCATCGTGATCGCGTGCGGCACCGCATCCTACGCGGGGCTCGTCGCCAAGTACGCGATCGAACACTGGGTGCGCATCCCCGTCGAGGTCGAACTTGCGCACGAGTTCCGCTACCGCGACCCGATCCTCACGCCGCGCACGCTCGTCGTCGCGATCTCGCAGTCCGGCGAGACGATGGACACGCTGATGGCGCTGCGCCACGCGCGCGAGCAGGGGTCGAAGGTGCTGGCGATCTGCAACACGCAGGGCGCGTCGATCCCGCGCGAATCCGACGCGGTGCTCTACACGCACGCCGGGCCGGAGGTCGCCGTCGCCTCGACCAAGGCCTTCGTCGCGCAGATCACCGCCGCCTATGTGCTTGGACTGTACCTTGCGCAGGTCAAGGGCGCGATGTTCCGCGACGAGATCAATCAGGTGCTCGACTCGCTCAAGGCCATGCCGGCGAAGATCCAGTGGATCCTCGACACGCAGACCGACGCCGTGCGCGCGGCCGCCAAGCAGATGGTCGACGCGAAGTCCTTCCTGTTCCTCGGGCGGCATGTCGGCTATCCGGTGGCGCTCGAGGGCGCGCTCAAGCTCAAGGAGATCGCCTACACCTTCACCGAGGGCTTCGCCGCCGGCGAGCTGAAGCACGGTCCGATCGCGCTGGTCGACGAGGGCGAACCGGTGGTGTTCATCGTGCCGCCCGAACGCGGGCGCAACGTGCTGCACGCCAAGGTGCTTTCCGGCATCGAGGAGGTCAAGGCTCGCGGCGCGACCATCATCGCCGTGGCCGAAGAGGGCGATACGGACGTCGAGCGGTATGCCGACATCGTCTTCTGGCGCCCGGCGTGCCCGACGCTGATGAGCCCGCTGGTGGATGTCGTGCCGCTGCAGCTGTTCGCGATGGACATGGCCAAGCTCAAGGGCTACGACGTCGACAAGCCGCGCAACCTCGCCAAGTCCGTCACCGTTGAGTAG
- a CDS encoding LacI family DNA-binding transcriptional regulator gives MQDVAREAGVSPQTVSRVANGSNAVRPETRRKVEAAMDKLGYRPNYAARALKHGKFKDIGVVMFNMTTFGNARILNGIAAAANDNGYATTVQSIGRGRERTLQAAIERMKQLPVDGVVVVMEERVPDFDEFQPPQDLPVVLISEDPANHCPTIDADQYGCSTAIVDYLLSKGHRTVYHIAGPSSSRAAESRAQGWRDALEQMGIPVPPTYVGDWEADSGYQAGLSLARDPGCTAIYAANDQMAYGAMLGLRAGGKCVPEDVSVVGVDDSLVGMVPRLNLTTMRMKFTEIGREAFSIVKRICEGERIPSGVKTVIPPEFIERGSVRDIAR, from the coding sequence ATGCAGGACGTCGCCAGGGAAGCCGGCGTATCGCCCCAGACCGTCTCGCGAGTGGCCAACGGCAGCAACGCCGTGCGCCCGGAAACCCGACGCAAGGTCGAAGCCGCCATGGACAAGCTGGGATATCGTCCGAATTACGCGGCACGCGCGCTCAAGCACGGCAAGTTCAAGGACATCGGCGTGGTCATGTTCAACATGACCACCTTCGGCAACGCCCGTATCCTCAACGGCATCGCCGCAGCGGCGAACGACAATGGCTACGCCACCACCGTGCAGTCCATCGGCCGGGGCCGCGAACGGACCCTGCAGGCCGCCATCGAACGCATGAAGCAGCTGCCGGTCGACGGGGTCGTCGTCGTCATGGAAGAACGAGTGCCCGACTTCGACGAGTTCCAGCCGCCGCAGGATCTGCCGGTGGTGCTGATCTCGGAGGACCCGGCCAACCACTGCCCCACCATCGACGCCGACCAGTACGGCTGTTCCACCGCCATCGTCGACTATCTGCTGAGCAAGGGCCACCGGACCGTGTATCACATCGCCGGACCGTCCTCGTCCCGCGCCGCCGAAAGCCGCGCCCAGGGATGGCGCGACGCGCTGGAACAGATGGGCATCCCCGTGCCGCCGACCTATGTGGGCGATTGGGAGGCCGACAGCGGATACCAGGCCGGGCTGTCGCTGGCACGCGACCCCGGGTGCACCGCGATCTACGCGGCCAATGACCAGATGGCCTACGGCGCGATGCTCGGTCTCAGGGCCGGGGGCAAGTGTGTGCCCGAAGACGTGAGCGTGGTCGGCGTCGACGATTCCCTGGTCGGCATGGTGCCGCGGCTCAATCTGACCACCATGCGCATGAAGTTCACCGAGATCGGCCGCGAGGCGTTTTCCATAGTCAAGCGCATCTGCGAGGGCGAACGCATACCATCCGGCGTCAAGACCGTGATCCCGCCCGAATTCATCGAACGCGGTTCGGTGCGCGATATCGCGCGCTAG
- a CDS encoding carbohydrate ABC transporter permease, with product MTSVDVSAVASPLNAHSDVRVNRRKADWRGWKFMWPFAVVFVFVFIVPIVYAVYISFFQKKMIGGNVFVGVANYVRLFGDAQFWSSVGRVALFTVVQVPIMLFLAAAMALCLDSMKLHGTKFFRISTFLPYAVPAVVSTMIWGFVYGAKYGLVGSLNDVLGTHIDVLDPSVLLAAIGNINTWEFTGYNMLIFYSSLSTIPHSLYEAASIDGASEWGIVKSIKLPELKGSLAITVIFSIIGSFQLFNEPSILQNMVPGNAITTYYTPNMYAYNLSFTGNQSNYAAALAIVMAVITMGIAYAVQLRGMREQMK from the coding sequence ATGACCTCAGTTGATGTCTCGGCCGTGGCCTCGCCGTTGAATGCGCACAGTGATGTGCGTGTGAATCGGCGTAAGGCTGATTGGCGTGGTTGGAAGTTTATGTGGCCGTTTGCGGTGGTGTTTGTTTTTGTGTTCATCGTGCCGATTGTGTATGCGGTGTATATCTCGTTTTTTCAGAAGAAGATGATTGGTGGGAACGTGTTCGTTGGTGTGGCGAATTACGTTCGTTTGTTTGGTGACGCGCAGTTCTGGAGCAGTGTTGGTCGTGTGGCCTTGTTCACGGTGGTGCAGGTGCCGATCATGTTGTTCCTGGCGGCGGCGATGGCCCTGTGTTTGGATTCGATGAAGTTGCACGGCACGAAGTTCTTCCGTATCAGCACGTTTTTGCCGTATGCGGTGCCCGCGGTGGTCTCGACGATGATCTGGGGTTTCGTGTATGGCGCGAAGTACGGTTTGGTGGGTTCGTTGAACGACGTGTTGGGCACGCATATCGACGTGTTGGACCCGTCGGTGTTGTTGGCGGCGATCGGGAACATCAACACGTGGGAGTTCACGGGCTATAACATGCTGATCTTCTACAGTTCCCTGTCGACGATTCCGCATTCGTTGTATGAGGCGGCGTCGATTGATGGCGCGTCGGAGTGGGGGATCGTCAAGTCGATCAAGTTGCCGGAGTTGAAGGGCAGTTTGGCGATCACGGTGATCTTCAGCATTATTGGTTCGTTCCAGTTGTTCAATGAGCCGAGCATTTTGCAGAACATGGTGCCGGGTAATGCGATCACGACGTATTACACGCCGAACATGTACGCGTACAACCTGTCGTTCACGGGCAACCAGAGCAATTATGCGGCGGCGTTGGCGATCGTGATGGCGGTGATCACGATGGGCATCGCGTACGCGGTCCAGTTGCGCGGCATGAGGGAGCAGATGAAGTGA
- a CDS encoding carbohydrate ABC transporter permease codes for MSGVDARSVSLRDRERAAKRAERERQRRVAVDEAAERRRAAKSGFANVNNPRRSTVMTVVCALFAVYCLFPFVYLVINATKTQADFTSTFGLGFGRTFALFDNIATVFGYQDGIFARWLFNTLLYVVVGAGGATLLAIMGGYALAKFRFPGRKAVFAVIIGAISVPGIALAIPQFLLFAKLNLTNTPWAMIIPSLISPFGLYLMWIFSEQAVPTELLEAARVDGASEFRTFWTISLPLLAPGIVTTALFTIVATWNNYFLPLIMLKDADWYPLTIGLNQWKDQASTAGGQAIQNLVITGSLITIIPLVIAFLCLQKYWQSGLAAGAVKE; via the coding sequence ATGAGTGGTGTGGATGCGCGGTCCGTGTCGTTGCGTGATCGTGAGCGTGCTGCGAAGAGGGCGGAGCGTGAGCGTCAGAGGCGCGTGGCCGTCGATGAGGCCGCGGAGCGCAGGCGGGCGGCGAAAAGCGGGTTCGCGAACGTGAACAATCCGCGGCGTTCGACCGTGATGACGGTGGTGTGCGCCCTGTTCGCGGTGTACTGCTTGTTCCCGTTCGTGTATCTGGTGATCAACGCGACGAAGACGCAGGCGGATTTCACGTCGACGTTCGGGTTGGGGTTCGGTCGCACGTTCGCCTTGTTCGACAACATCGCGACGGTGTTCGGTTATCAGGACGGGATCTTCGCGCGTTGGCTGTTCAACACGCTGTTGTACGTGGTGGTGGGCGCGGGCGGGGCGACCCTGCTGGCGATCATGGGCGGCTACGCGTTGGCGAAGTTCCGTTTCCCGGGCCGCAAGGCGGTGTTCGCGGTGATCATCGGCGCGATTTCGGTGCCGGGCATCGCGTTGGCGATCCCGCAGTTTTTGCTGTTCGCGAAGCTGAATTTGACGAACACGCCGTGGGCCATGATCATCCCGTCGTTGATTAGTCCGTTTGGCTTGTATCTGATGTGGATCTTCTCGGAGCAGGCCGTGCCCACGGAGTTGCTGGAGGCGGCGCGCGTGGATGGGGCGAGTGAGTTCCGCACGTTCTGGACGATCAGCCTGCCCCTGTTGGCCCCCGGTATCGTGACGACCGCATTGTTCACGATCGTGGCGACGTGGAACAACTACTTCCTGCCCCTGATCATGCTCAAGGATGCGGATTGGTATCCGTTGACGATCGGTCTGAACCAGTGGAAGGACCAGGCGTCCACGGCTGGTGGGCAGGCGATCCAGAACCTGGTGATCACGGGTTCGCTGATCACGATCATCCCGTTGGTGATCGCGTTCCTGTGTTTGCAGAAGTACTGGCAGTCCGGCCTGGCAGCCGGCGCCGTCAAGGAATAA
- a CDS encoding beta-galactosidase, with the protein MKEHRPFRWPQPLEGQAQRIWYGGDYNPDQWPEEVWDEDIELMKKSGVNLVSVAIFSWAKLEPEEGVYDFDWLDRVIDKLGKAGIAVDLASGTASPPMWLTQAHPEILWVDYRGDVCQPGARQHWRATSPVFLDYALNLCRKMAEHYKDNPHVVSWHVSNEYGCHNRFDYSKDAERAFQKWCEKRYGTIDAVNDAWGTAFWAQRMNNFSEIIPPRFIGDGNFMNPGKLLDWKRFSSDALLDFYKAERDALLEIAPKPQTTNFMISAGGTGIDYDKWGYDVDFVSNDHYFTPGESHLDELAYSASLTDGIARKNPWFLMENSTGAVNWRPINYKKEPGQLVRDALAHLAMGSNAICYFQWRQSKAGAEKFHTAMVPHAGEDSQDFRDVCELGADLDRLSDEGLLDTRLAKSRVAVVFDYESQWATEHTATPTQQVRHWTEPLDWFRALADNGITADVVPVRSDWDTYEAAVLPSLYLLSEDATSRVRDYVAKGGKLFVTYYTGISDERDHIWLGGYPGSIRDVVGVRVEEFAPMGDDYAGTLDHLDLTNGTVAHDFADWITSTADTTRVLASYQADPWTGMNGVPAITVNEYGDGKAAYVGCRLGREGLAASLPELLQAMDVEAPAESGAGDLLRVDRVDAAGESAFSFLFNRTHRTVTVPAGGEVVVASLAHTGDDGTVAIDPNGVAVVKR; encoded by the coding sequence ATGAAAGAACACAGACCATTCCGATGGCCTCAGCCCCTGGAGGGCCAGGCGCAGCGCATCTGGTACGGCGGTGACTACAACCCCGACCAGTGGCCCGAAGAGGTGTGGGACGAGGACATCGAGCTGATGAAGAAGTCCGGCGTCAATCTCGTCTCCGTGGCCATCTTCTCCTGGGCCAAGCTCGAGCCGGAAGAAGGCGTGTATGACTTTGATTGGCTCGATCGGGTCATCGACAAGCTGGGCAAGGCCGGCATCGCCGTCGATCTCGCCTCGGGCACCGCGTCCCCGCCGATGTGGCTGACCCAGGCTCACCCGGAGATCCTCTGGGTGGACTACCGCGGCGACGTCTGCCAGCCCGGCGCCCGCCAGCACTGGCGCGCCACCAGCCCGGTGTTCCTCGACTATGCGCTCAACCTGTGCCGCAAGATGGCCGAGCACTACAAGGACAACCCCCATGTGGTCTCGTGGCACGTGAGCAACGAGTACGGCTGCCACAACCGCTTCGACTACTCCAAAGACGCCGAGCGCGCCTTCCAGAAGTGGTGCGAGAAGCGGTACGGCACCATCGACGCCGTCAATGACGCGTGGGGCACCGCCTTCTGGGCTCAGCGCATGAACAACTTCTCCGAGATCATCCCGCCGCGTTTCATCGGCGACGGCAACTTCATGAACCCGGGCAAGCTGCTCGACTGGAAGCGGTTCAGCTCCGACGCCCTGCTCGACTTCTACAAGGCCGAGCGCGACGCGCTGCTCGAAATCGCGCCCAAGCCGCAGACCACCAACTTCATGATCTCCGCGGGCGGCACCGGCATCGATTACGACAAGTGGGGCTACGACGTCGACTTCGTCTCCAACGATCACTACTTCACGCCCGGCGAGTCGCATCTCGACGAGCTGGCGTACTCCGCCTCGCTCACCGACGGCATCGCGCGCAAGAACCCGTGGTTCCTGATGGAGAATTCCACCGGCGCGGTCAACTGGCGCCCGATCAACTACAAGAAGGAACCGGGTCAGCTGGTGCGCGACGCGCTGGCGCATCTGGCGATGGGCTCGAACGCGATCTGCTACTTCCAGTGGCGGCAGTCCAAGGCCGGCGCCGAGAAGTTCCACACCGCGATGGTGCCGCATGCCGGCGAGGATTCGCAGGACTTCCGCGACGTCTGCGAGCTGGGCGCCGATCTGGACCGCCTGTCGGACGAGGGTCTGCTGGACACGCGCCTGGCGAAGTCCCGAGTCGCCGTCGTCTTCGACTACGAGTCGCAGTGGGCCACCGAGCACACCGCCACGCCGACCCAGCAGGTGCGGCACTGGACCGAGCCGCTCGACTGGTTCCGCGCGCTGGCCGACAACGGCATCACCGCCGATGTGGTGCCGGTCCGTTCCGACTGGGATACGTATGAGGCCGCGGTGCTGCCGTCGCTCTACCTGCTCAGCGAGGACGCCACGAGCCGCGTGCGTGACTACGTGGCCAAGGGCGGCAAGCTGTTCGTGACCTACTACACCGGCATCTCCGATGAGCGCGACCACATCTGGCTGGGCGGCTATCCCGGTTCGATCCGCGATGTGGTCGGCGTGCGCGTCGAGGAATTCGCCCCGATGGGCGACGACTACGCCGGCACGCTCGATCACCTCGATCTGACCAACGGCACGGTCGCGCACGACTTCGCCGACTGGATCACGTCCACCGCCGACACGACCCGCGTGCTCGCCTCGTATCAGGCCGATCCGTGGACCGGTATGAACGGGGTCCCCGCCATCACCGTCAACGAATACGGCGACGGCAAGGCGGCGTACGTCGGCTGCCGTCTGGGCCGCGAGGGTCTGGCGGCGAGCCTGCCCGAGCTGCTCCAGGCGATGGACGTCGAGGCGCCGGCCGAGTCCGGTGCCGGCGACCTGCTGCGCGTCGACCGCGTCGACGCCGCGGGGGAGAGCGCGTTCTCGTTCCTGTTCAACCGCACGCATCGCACGGTGACCGTTCCGGCCGGCGGCGAAGTCGTCGTCGCCTCGCTGGCCCACACCGGCGATGACGGCACGGTCGCCATTGACCCCAACGGCGTGGCAGTCGTCAAGCGGTAG
- a CDS encoding ABC transporter substrate-binding protein, whose translation MKFTMGKKVVALTGAAAMLVSVAACGNSSNSADNSSDASSSGDKVELNVWAWEPTLTQVVKDFEKANSNITVKLTNSGQGNKTYTALTNAINAGSGAPDVAQIEYYAIPEYAINGALQDITDKTSGYDSYYTPGTWSSVHWGDKVYALPMDSGPMAFFYDKEVFDKAGVDAEQIKTWDDYYEAAKKIHALGDNYYITSDTGDAGFYDSMTWLAGATPFQTSADGKTVSINLTSDPKVKTFNDFWQKLLDEGLLDTKTSGWSDEWFKGMVDGTIASLFTGAWMPANLANSAAGGAGKWRVTQMPTADGSTTNSENGGSSLAILASSKKQDAALKFIEYANHGDGVATRVAGGAFPADTASMKSDSFLNATTVKNADGEDVDYFGGQKYNEVLAKAAENVSTDYKFLPFEVYARGKFGDFVGKSYTGNQKLSDGVAAWQDDLKAYAGRQGFDVK comes from the coding sequence ATGAAGTTCACTATGGGAAAGAAAGTCGTGGCGCTCACCGGTGCGGCAGCGATGCTGGTCAGTGTGGCGGCGTGCGGTAATTCCAGCAACAGCGCCGACAATTCCAGCGACGCATCCTCCAGCGGGGATAAGGTCGAACTCAACGTGTGGGCGTGGGAACCGACGCTGACCCAGGTCGTCAAGGACTTCGAAAAGGCCAACTCCAACATCACGGTCAAGCTCACCAACTCCGGTCAGGGCAACAAGACCTACACCGCGCTGACCAACGCGATCAACGCCGGCTCCGGCGCCCCGGACGTGGCCCAGATCGAGTACTACGCCATCCCCGAGTACGCCATCAACGGCGCGCTGCAGGACATCACCGACAAGACCTCGGGCTACGACAGCTACTACACGCCCGGCACCTGGTCCTCCGTGCACTGGGGCGACAAGGTCTACGCGCTGCCGATGGATTCCGGCCCGATGGCCTTCTTCTACGACAAGGAGGTCTTCGACAAGGCCGGCGTCGACGCCGAGCAGATCAAGACCTGGGACGACTACTACGAGGCCGCCAAGAAGATCCACGCCCTCGGCGACAACTACTACATCACGTCCGACACCGGCGACGCCGGCTTCTACGATTCGATGACGTGGCTGGCCGGCGCGACGCCGTTCCAGACCTCCGCCGACGGCAAGACCGTGTCGATCAACCTGACCAGCGACCCGAAGGTGAAGACCTTCAACGACTTCTGGCAGAAGCTGCTCGATGAGGGCCTGCTCGACACCAAGACCTCCGGCTGGTCCGACGAATGGTTCAAGGGCATGGTCGACGGCACGATCGCCTCGCTGTTCACCGGCGCCTGGATGCCCGCCAACCTCGCCAACTCGGCCGCCGGCGGCGCCGGCAAGTGGCGCGTGACCCAGATGCCGACCGCTGACGGCTCCACGACCAACTCCGAGAACGGCGGTTCGTCGCTGGCCATCCTCGCCTCCTCCAAGAAGCAGGACGCCGCGCTCAAGTTCATCGAGTACGCGAACCACGGCGACGGCGTGGCCACCCGTGTGGCCGGCGGCGCCTTCCCGGCCGACACCGCTTCGATGAAGTCCGACAGCTTCCTCAACGCCACGACGGTCAAGAACGCCGACGGCGAGGACGTCGACTACTTCGGCGGGCAGAAGTACAACGAGGTTCTGGCCAAGGCCGCCGAGAACGTCTCCACCGACTACAAGTTCCTGCCGTTCGAGGTGTACGCCCGCGGCAAGTTCGGCGACTTCGTCGGCAAGTCCTACACCGGCAACCAGAAGCTGTCCGACGGCGTGGCCGCCTGGCAGGACGACCTCAAGGCCTACGCCGGCCGCCAGGGCTTCGATGTGAAGTGA
- a CDS encoding ABC transporter substrate-binding protein, producing MAAACASVLLAVGACGETDTRTEIVVWSWEPSMEAVARQFEANNPDIRVTIRNTSGYENLNSAIQDGYGLPDVAQLEYFAIQQYAVSGQLLDITDRVSGYGGFYTPGTWASVQLGGSTYGLPMDSGPMAFFYNEDVFAQAGVDATKIRTWDDYYEAAKKLKKIGVYIAADTGDASFYDAMIWLAGGHPFATSADGKTVTVDLTGDDGTKIFTEFWQKMIDEGLIDTKAETWSEKWKRQLGSGDVASVFAGAWMPAMLLSDVPGGAGLWRVAQMPTADGRRTNAENGGSSLAVLQSTRKPDAAFRFVDYVCHDAAGIAERVDGGAFPADNETLASADFLNKTTVKDQRGISIPYFGGQKFNSVLSEAAENVSTGYQYLPFEVYARSDFSTTVGKAYAWSGAKYEYETAKDRIEAGLTNEDGSEIKLPEHPGKRITLMDGIADWQKDLKEYGFNQGFTIR from the coding sequence ATGGCGGCCGCGTGCGCCAGCGTGCTGCTGGCCGTTGGAGCCTGCGGCGAAACCGACACCCGCACCGAGATCGTCGTATGGTCGTGGGAACCCAGCATGGAGGCGGTGGCGCGCCAGTTCGAGGCGAACAATCCCGACATCCGCGTTACGATCAGGAACACGAGCGGCTACGAGAACCTCAACAGCGCCATCCAGGACGGCTACGGGCTGCCGGATGTGGCGCAGCTCGAGTATTTCGCGATCCAGCAGTACGCGGTCAGCGGCCAGCTGCTCGACATCACCGACCGCGTGTCCGGCTACGGCGGCTTCTACACGCCCGGCACCTGGGCGTCGGTGCAGCTGGGCGGCAGCACCTACGGCCTGCCGATGGATTCGGGCCCGATGGCGTTCTTCTACAACGAGGACGTGTTCGCGCAGGCCGGCGTGGACGCCACGAAGATCAGGACGTGGGACGACTACTACGAGGCCGCCAAAAAACTCAAGAAAATCGGCGTCTACATCGCGGCGGATACGGGCGACGCCAGCTTCTACGACGCGATGATATGGTTGGCCGGCGGCCATCCGTTCGCCACTTCGGCCGACGGCAAGACCGTGACCGTCGACCTGACCGGCGATGACGGCACCAAGATCTTCACCGAATTCTGGCAGAAGATGATCGACGAGGGGCTGATCGACACCAAGGCCGAAACCTGGTCCGAAAAGTGGAAGCGCCAGCTCGGGTCGGGCGATGTCGCCTCGGTGTTCGCGGGGGCGTGGATGCCCGCCATGCTGCTGTCCGATGTGCCCGGAGGCGCCGGGCTGTGGCGGGTCGCCCAGATGCCCACCGCCGACGGCCGCCGGACCAACGCGGAAAACGGCGGGTCGTCGCTGGCGGTGCTGCAGTCGACGCGCAAGCCGGACGCCGCGTTCCGCTTCGTGGACTATGTCTGCCATGATGCGGCCGGCATCGCCGAGCGAGTAGACGGCGGCGCGTTCCCTGCCGACAACGAGACGCTCGCCAGCGCCGACTTCCTCAACAAGACGACGGTCAAGGACCAGCGCGGCATCTCCATACCGTATTTCGGCGGGCAGAAGTTCAACTCCGTGCTCTCCGAGGCGGCGGAAAACGTATCGACCGGGTACCAGTACCTGCCGTTCGAGGTGTACGCGCGCAGCGACTTCAGCACCACGGTCGGCAAGGCGTATGCATGGTCCGGCGCGAAATACGAGTACGAGACCGCCAAGGACCGCATCGAGGCCGGGCTGACCAACGAGGACGGCAGCGAGATCAAGCTGCCGGAGCACCCAGGCAAGCGCATCACGCTGATGGACGGCATCGCCGACTGGCAGAAGGATCTCAAGGAATACGGCTTCAACCAGGGCTTCACGATCCGCTGA
- a CDS encoding helix-turn-helix transcriptional regulator, giving the protein MYVNNAYLTFEHDEVVDDVHPLTVGSCGCYRMINRPRLRTWRPEARKDYQLVYINAGQAWFDKTMDGQGTVYGAGTMVAYLPNEPQWYTYTAAYHTDACWVHFSGTEAGALLRDAGFNEENHGVLQAGADPEIRRLFELMIRELQLRREGFRELLEYELRSLLVRVRRQRVESGSPSDDAAATLVQNAILYFNEHFSEAISIAQYAEQLHVSESWFNNAFKNAVGVPPKRYITAIRMQRARGLLIDTDYPINEVAFLVGYDNPLYFSRLYGKYAGLSPSQQRAQGAAPLSITVEPAMDGSLADPADKPAANPADKTMR; this is encoded by the coding sequence ATGTATGTCAACAACGCCTACCTCACTTTCGAGCACGACGAGGTCGTCGACGACGTCCATCCGCTGACGGTCGGCAGCTGCGGATGCTACCGGATGATCAACCGGCCGAGGCTGCGCACCTGGCGGCCCGAGGCACGCAAGGACTACCAGCTCGTCTACATCAACGCCGGCCAGGCCTGGTTCGACAAGACCATGGACGGGCAGGGCACGGTGTACGGCGCCGGCACGATGGTGGCCTATCTCCCCAACGAGCCGCAGTGGTACACCTACACCGCCGCCTATCACACCGACGCCTGCTGGGTGCATTTCTCCGGCACCGAGGCCGGCGCGCTGCTGCGCGACGCCGGGTTCAACGAGGAGAATCACGGCGTGCTGCAGGCCGGGGCCGACCCGGAGATACGCCGTCTGTTCGAACTGATGATCCGCGAGCTGCAGCTGCGGCGCGAGGGGTTCCGCGAACTGCTCGAGTACGAGCTGCGGTCGCTGCTCGTGCGGGTCCGCCGCCAGCGCGTGGAGAGCGGGTCCCCGTCCGACGATGCCGCCGCGACGCTGGTGCAGAACGCGATCCTCTACTTCAACGAGCATTTCAGCGAGGCCATCAGCATCGCGCAATACGCGGAACAGCTGCATGTGAGCGAGTCCTGGTTCAACAACGCGTTCAAGAACGCGGTCGGCGTGCCGCCGAAGCGCTACATCACCGCCATCCGCATGCAGCGGGCGCGAGGTCTGCTGATCGATACGGATTATCCGATCAACGAGGTCGCCTTCCTGGTCGGTTACGACAATCCCCTGTACTTCTCCCGGCTGTACGGCAAGTATGCGGGGCTGTCCCCCTCGCAGCAGCGCGCGCAGGGCGCCGCGCCGCTATCCATCACCGTCGAGCCGGCCATGGACGGTTCCCTCGCCGACCCCGCCGACAAGCCCGCGGCCAATCCCGCCGACAAGACGATGCGATAA